In Colletotrichum lupini chromosome 6, complete sequence, a single window of DNA contains:
- a CDS encoding allantoinase — MTASQDTTTPLVVLVSTRAVLTFEQDNLVLTPATITVSPATGKIVNIVPAVLPKTSFPASTEYINYGSKLLLPGLVDAHVHLNEPGRTEWEGFWTGTRAAASGGVTTVVDMPLNAIPPTTTVAGFKEKLAASKGQCWVDVGFYGGVIPGNADDLLPLVEAGVRGFKGFLIESGVDEFPAVSSQDVALAMKKLNGTPTTLMFHAEMIPPISDSVGDAVQQSEPPLAPTGELNSYKTFLESRPPSFETYAVEEILSLAHLAPDLHLHIVHLSATQAIPLLKDARAKGINITAETCFHYLGFASEDIADGDTRHKCCPPIRERSNRDGLWEELVATDSCIKTIVSDHSPCTPQLKLLPSHLETRTPPESHSPNMHHSDSGIDMTIPGESMDKILAEKTLEDAAVAVADASSRGDFFAAWGGISSVGLGLPIVYSEAVARIAAEGESAAPSIVDIVRLCSQSTAKQVGLAHRKGALKVGMDADICVFDDADAWTLRSGDMRWKNRCSPWEGHEFAGRVKETWVRGRKVFEFGGKNLGFVGESPVGEAITEKRTA; from the exons ATGACGGCCTCTCAAGATACCACCACACCCCTCGTGGTCCTTGTCTCGACGCGGGCAGTCCTCACCTTTGAACAAGACAACCTCGTCCTCACACCGGCAACGATAACAGTCTCGCCCGCCACCGGAAAGATCGTCAACATCGTCCCGGCAGTCCTGCCAAAGACCTCTTTCCCGGCTTCCACCGAGTACATCAACTACGGCTCAAAGCTCCTGTTGCCTGGTCTCGTAGATGCCCATGTTCACCTTAACGAACCCGGCCGCACGGAATGGGAGGGTTTCTGGACCGGCACCCGGGCCGCTGCCTCTGGCGGTGTGACGACCGTCGTCGACATGCCTCTCAACGCTATCCCACCCACCACGACGGTGGCTGGCTTCAAGGAAAAGCTTGCTGCGAGTAAGGGACAGTGCTGGGTTGACGTTGGTTTCTATGGCGGTGTGATTCCCGGAAACGCTGATGATTTGCTGCCCCTTGTCGAGGCCGGTGTCAGAGGCTTCAAAGGATTCTTGATCGAGTCTGGA GTTGATGAATTCCCAGCAGTCTCATCGCAAGACGTGGCCCTCGCCATGAAGAAGCTCAACGGCACACCTACGACGCTCATGTTCCACGCCGAGATGATCCCTCCCATCTCCGACTCGGTAGGCGACGCGGTCCAACAGTCTGAGCCGCCGCTGGCTCCCACCGGCGAGCTCAACTCATACAAGACCTTCCTCGAGTCCCGCCCGCCTTCGTTCGAGACGTACGCTGTCGAGGAGATCCTGTCCCTGGCCCACCTCGCGCCGGACCTCCACCTCCACATTGTCCATCTCTCAGCCACACAGGCCATCCCCCTGCTCAAGGACGCCAGAGCCAAAGGCATCAACATCACGGCCGAGACGTGCTTCCACTATCTCGGCTTCGCATCGGAAGACATTGCCGACGGCGACACCCGCCACAAGTGCTGCCCTCCTATCCGTGAGCGATCCAACCGCGACGGGCTCTGGGAGGAACTCGTGGCAACGGATTCGTGCATCAAGACCATCGTCTCGGACCACTCGCCGTGTACGCCGCAGCTGAAGCTCCTCCCGAGCCATCTCGAGACCCGCACCCCGCCCGAAAGCCACTCCCCCAACATGCACCACTCGGATTCCGGTATCGATATGACGATCCCCGGCGAGAGCATGGACAAGATCCTCGCGGAGAAGACGCTAGAGGACGCGGCGGTGGCCGTGGCGGACGCGAGCTCGCGGGGCGACTTCTTCGCCGCGTGGGGCGGTATTTCATCCGTGGGTCTGGGTCTACCTATCGTCTACTCCGAGGCGGTGGCGCGCATCGCTGCTGAGGGTGAGAGTGCGGCGCCGTCGATTGTTGATATTGTGCGGTTGTGCAGTCAGTCGACGGCGAAGCAGGTCGGTCTTGCGCACCGCAAGGGCGCGCTCAAGGTTGGTATGGATGCTGATATCTGCGTGTTTGACGACGCGGACGCGTGGACACTCAGGTCTGGGGATATGCGGTGGAAGAACCGCTGCTCGCCGTGGGAGGGTCATGAGTTTGCTGGTCGGGTAAAGGAGACGTGGGTTAGAGGCCGCAAGGTGTTTGAGTTTGGAGGAAAGAATCTTGGATTTGTTGGTGAGAGCCCGGTTGGTGAGGCTATTACGGAGAAGCGCACGGCGTAG
- a CDS encoding myb-like DNA-binding domain-containing protein — MFNSISRIFNRYTPTKNSSPGPTRPTRDESEDRIFPSTAPAEYPDGIDDRLLGRMADEDETGLDTFNDYVDPFSSMVPFSTQANDGGGAADAAYPSDEDHSVKKRKSKKSKKDKKDRSKKGKSKATDPEHSDAGPSSSIFSGQIGPSSDAIVADDDITSSPQLKKKRKRESDNPSALGASHPSDRKKRKKKKKTRRSLEDVDMEDAEPEDVVPESPEDTSIAQAVVHSPASEADPLEIKYESQQSQLLGVPRPFFTQPSGTPVLPSPDDNESDDGQNGPASSPSVAAQRRRSMSRGSQISLLRQSLAKEAAAQPHDTAKAVESTDDAMEEDVATASEEEDSAEAAQRTSPIVEPPEDDTFDRDSVGSDQDVDMDVTANQPSSPGSLVEDDEDAQSGHGSLADGLPPSSQAPRESPSSTRSEDMEEEEEVVPTPQLPIKTFRDALRGSAKKLTTYSKKDAAVERPATTPRATRRRNAQPDEEQPFDVGNLPSSAQKSTRSTASKKQRSKPDFFEKSTSVQETPENLEVAESAAREIQEDGEDQEPETAEAPAKKPASTKTAKPQMKLKKPKQTVASRTPATATPKPVKAKTPKKAPQPKGAPQGPPEYITGQFSHEEMRKLREVVEKYREENELSQEEMNNLIQMKQRTKVSKTAIPYDGEKFLHLWNYICAALPDRRRQKTIDVARQNFHNFKARGGGWTAKEDVKLAMLYAKHGNCWIKIAEELGRHEKDVRDRYRNYVICGRTEGRNYWTEEEEKELVQHVITLLRRTDRSPSKIQQPYEPMINWQTVSELMGRKRTRLQCMRKFKTLNVELTPSEVLRSSRPASKVTWTLEKARKQIQEMPPEDKHKMVRAILAGGAGRDRLIQWTKLADLEFRRKWPKKTLQLLWYRLRQRVPDQKEKSVRDCARWLLGDAKASGPRGAKILGGGDTNYDTETEMAVVDPPKKNSRRKSLKNEPRSAELVVDSDDASDDENNNKDDDDNVSEADEEDETRLTEGDSPSTRQSSAQSNRLLTDSISNALSASPSLQPAGISRLLPVEAEDARPSPAKKRVRLSGGTSSRQRSMENDGSSPEPVASQYAAEKIPDRLKEKREKAKRRISSGIRLRTAASLQPESVQNSDVDEDMPPIRVPPSTAPASVKSRKADRRVGDWARKTGGPEPPGLPAPVSDENDEDMSPAPAPPSTAPSGSKGRKKANRLRD; from the coding sequence ATGTTCAACTCCATCTCGAGAATCTTCAACCGATACACGCCCACCAAGAACTCTTCGCCTGGACCTACCAGACCAACCCGCGACGAAAGCGAAGATCGGATATTCCCTTCAACTGCGCCGGCCGAGTACCCCGACGGAATTGACGACAGACTGTTGGGCAGAATGGCGGACGAGGACGAGACCGGTCTCGACACATTTAACGACTACGTCGACCCGTTTTCTTCCATGGTCCCTTTCTCGACCCAAGCGAACGATGGAGGAGGTGCTGCGGATGCCGCGTATCCTTCCGACGAGGACCATAGCGTGAAGAAACGAAAGTCCAAAAAGTCCAAGAAGGACAAGAAGGATCGCAGCAAGAAGGGCAAGAGCAAGGCGACAGACCCAGAACACTCGGATGCAGGCCCCTCATCTTCCATCTTCAGTGGCCAAATTGGACCCTCCAGTGACGCCATTGTGGCCGATGACGATATCACTTCTTCGCCTCAACTGAAGAAAAAGCGCAAGCGTGAATCGGATAATCCCAGTGCGCTGGGCGCGTCGCATCCGTCGGATCGgaaaaagaggaagaagaagaagaagacgcgTCGTTCTCTCGAAGATGTCGACATGGAGGACGCCGAGCCCGAGGATGTTGTGCCTGAGTCGCCCGAGGACACCAGCATCGCCCAAGCTGTCGTTCACAGCCCCGCCTCCGAGGCCGATCCCCTCGAGATCAAATACGAGTCACAGCAGTCGCAACTGCTCGGTGTCCCCAGGCCATTCTTTACTCAACCTTCCGGCACACCTGTGTTGCCAAGTCCAGATGACAACGAGTCCGATGATGGCCAGAACGGACCGGCGTCTTCACCCAGTGTTGCAGCGCAGAGGCGCAGGAGCATGTCACGGGGATCTCAGATCTCCCTCCTACGACAGAGCCTTGCCAAAGAGGCCGCAGCTCAACCGCACGATACGGCAAAAGCCGTGGAGTCTACGGACGACGCAATGGAGGAGGACGTGGCAACCGCCTCAGAGGAGGAGGATTCGGCGGAGGCCGCTCAACGAACCTCGCCAATCGTCGAACCACCTGAAGATGATACATTCGATCGGGACAGTGTTGGTAGTGACCAAGACGTGGATATGGACGTAACTGCGAACCAGCCCTCTTCGCCGGGATCTCTCGTCGAGGATGACGAGGACGCACAGTCTGGTCACGGGTCCTTGGCCGATGGTCTTCCCCCGTCATCACAAGCCCCGAGAGAAAGCCCGTCAAGTACACGCAGCGAAGAcatggaggaagaggaggaggtcgTCCCAACCCCTCAGCTGCCAATCAAAACTTTCCGCGATGCACTCCGAGGTTCAGCCAAAAAGCTCACTACTTATTCCAAGAAGGATGCAGCTGTTGAGAGGCCGGCCACGACGCCGCGAGCTACTCGACGTCGCAATGCCCAGCCAGACGAAGAACAGCCCTTTGATGTTGGCAACTTGCCTAGTTCGGCTCAGAAGTCTACCCGCTCCACGGCATCCAAGAAGCAGCGCTCCAAACCGGACTTCTTCGAAAAGTCAACATCAGTCCAAGAGACACCAGAGAATCTCGAGGTGGCAGAGAGTGCGGCTCGTGAGATCCAAGAGGACGGCGAGGATCAGGAGCCCGAAACTGCAGAAGCCCCAGCCAAGAAGCCAGCATCGACCAAGACCGCAAAGCCTCAGATGAAGCTCAAGAAACCCAAACAGACAGTTGCCTCTCGCACACCCGCAACCGCCACACCGAAGCCCGTAAAGGCGAAAACGCCAAAGAAGGCTCCCCAGCCCAAGGGGGCGCCTCAGGGACCACCTGAATATATCACCGGCCAATTCTCCCATGAAGAGATGCGCAAGCTCAGAGAAGTTGTCGAGAAGTATCGAGAAGAGAACGAACTGTCACAAGAGGAGATGAACAATCTTATCCAGATGAAGCAGCGCACAAAAGTGTCTAAGACGGCTATCCCATATGACGGCGAGAAATTCCTCCACCTGTGGAATTACATTTGTGCCGCTCTTCCTGACCGGCGCCGCCAGAAAACTATCGATGTTGCTCGCCAGAATTTCCACAACTTTAAGGCTCGCGGAGGAGGATGGACTGCCAAAGAAGATGTTAAGCTGGCGATGCTGTACGCCAAACATGGTAATTGCTGGATCAAAATTGCAGAAGAGCTGGGTCGCCACGAGAAGGATGTCCGCGACCGCTACAGGAACTATGTCATTTGTGGCCGCACGGAAGGCCGCAATTATTGGACTGAGGAGGAAGAAAAGGAATTGGTTCAGCATGTCATCACCTTGCTCAGACGGACGGACCGGTCACCTTCGAAGATTCAACAGCCTTACGAACCCATGATCAACTGGCAGACGGTCAGTGAGCTGATGGGCCGCAAGCGCACTCGTCTGCAGTGCATGAGAAAGTTCAAGACTCTCAACGTGGAACTTACCCCCAGCGAAGTTCTGAGGTCTTCGCGCCCCGCGTCAAAGGTCACCTGGACTTTGGAGAAGGCCCGCAAGCAGATCCAAGAAATGCCGCCCGAAGATAAACACAAAATGGTCCGGGCTATTCTGGCAGGAGGCGCCGGTCGCGACCGATTGATTCAATGGACGAAGCTCGCCGACTTGGAGTTCCGCAGGAAGTGGCCTAAGAAGACTCTCCAATTGCTATGGTATCGTCTAAGGCAGCGTGTCCCCGATCAAAAGGAAAAGTCAGTTAGGGACTGTGCCCGTTGGTTGCTGGGGGATGCCAAGGCGAGTGGCCCCCGAGGTGCCAAAATACTCGGCGGAGGGGACACCAACTATGATACCGAGACCGAGATGGCTGTCGTTGATCCTCCCAAGAAAAACAGCCGTCGAAAGAGCCTGAAAAATGAGCCACGCAGTGCTGAACTTGTGGTTGACAGCGACGACGCTTCCGACGACGAGAACAACAACAAAGACGATGACGACAACGTCTCTGAAGCCGATGAGGAAGATGAGACCAGGCTGACAGAAGGTGATTCTCCGTCTACACGGCAGTCATCAGCCCAATCGAATCGACTCCTGACTGATTCTATATCGAATGCTCTCTCTGCGTCTCCATCTCTCCAACCTGCTGGCATTTCCAGACTTCTCCCCGTCGAAGCGGAAGACGCTAGGCCTAGCCCTGCTAAGAAACGTGTCAGGCTTTCTGGAGGAACTTCATCCAGACAACGGTCTATGGAGAATGATGGCAGTTCACCAGAGCCAGTCGCCTCACAGTATGCGGCCGAAAAGATTCCCGACCGCCTCAAagagaagagagaaaagGCCAAGAGGCGTATCTCTTCCGGGATCAGACTTCGAACAGCGGCATCACTGCAACCGGAGTCGGTGCAGAACAGCGATGTTGACGAAGACATGCCACCGATTCGCGTCCCACCTTCCACAGCACCCGCATCTGTCAAGAGCAGAAAAGCGGACAGGCGGGTGGGCGACTGGGCCAGAAAGACTGGAGGCCCCGAGCCGCCAGGCCTGCCGGCACCAGTCAGCGACGAAAACGATGAAGACATGTCGCCGGCTCCCGCCCCGCCCTCGACCGCTCCCTCAGGGTCTAAGGGTCGGAAGAAAGCAAACAGACTCAGGGACTGA